The sequence CCCTAACAATTGGTCCGGCCACCAGTTGCGGAAAGAAAGTTACATACAATGCAAAGTCCAAAAATGTCTTGGCGGGTTCTATCCTACGTTTGTATATGTCTATGGTGTAAGACATGGTTTGAAAAGTATAAAATGAAATCCCCATGGGTAGGATAATATCCATAGGTTGGGCTTTAAAATCCCAGCCAATAGTATTTGAAAGAATGACAAAGTTCTCTAACAGGAAATCACCGTATTTAAAAAATGCTAAAAATCCTAAATTGACCACCATACTCAATAACAACCACAGTTTTCTAATATTTGGCCGTTCTTCTTTGGCCAATTTATTTCCAGCTGTCCAGTCAACCATGGTTGAAATCCACAAGAGCAAAATCAAAGGTGGATTCCATAAACCATAAAAGATGTAGCTCGCCAACAAAAGCATTAATTTCTTTTGGGTCCAGTTTAATAAGGGAACATAATATAAAGCCAGTACTATGGTCAAAAAGACGACAAATCCTAGTGAGTTAAATAACATGTTTAATTGGTTTTTTGTAAATGGTTATCTTTTAATAGTTTGTTTACTAGGTCTTTAGAATATGTTTTTGCATCTTCAGCATTCATATGTGACCAATCTGGCAAGGTGTATTTGGACATAAAATCGTAATCTTCAAAATGATAAGCTGGGCAATCCATTTGTTCTACAAATTTGTCCCATACCATAGTTTTGGGCAGTATTCTTTTTGTGTGCTTGTTCCAGTTATCTTCAGCCTTATGTCTAACAAGGATTATTTTACCTCCTCTTGACTTGAATTTTTTTGCTGCTACCTCATATTTTTTAAGAATTGGAGGGATCACGTCTTTAATAATCTCATAATCTGGAATATGGGGTAAGAAGGAATTCCAAGCATTTTGTACTTTTTTGGCAAACTCAGGATTGCTGACCATTGAAGAGAACATAATTAAATTTCTATCTTCATCATTGTACCCAAAATTCAGGAATTTAGGAGCAGGTGGAACCCTTTCACCTATCGATATGGTATTCACCAGCGCTTTTAAATCCAGATCATTATAGAACTTCAACTCTGATGATGTCAACATCACCAGATGACGCTCTAAAGGTTTTGAAACCCAAAAGCCCAATTTTTGGGCATAGGTTTGATCATAATAGTGATCAATCCACATTTTGGCTTCTAAATTTCTTTGCTCCACTCCAGGTGAGAAACACAAAAGAGGGGTAATCCCTAGAATAAGAGTTCCGTTGAAATCGGTATTTTCAACAATATCTTCAAAAAAGACCAGTGGAGGTTTACCATTTGTGGAGAGATTTATTGGTTTAATGCCTTGGGTTTCTTCCCAGACATGGGTGTTAAAATCAAATCCTGTTCTGGAAGAACCGATTATAACAATATCTTTCTCAGTAGCAGATTCTACTTTTGCCCTATGTTCTGCCCATAAATATCTGTCGTCTTCCAAGTTTGCCCTGTAATAATCTGGTTTGGAACGCCAATACATTTCCCACGCAACTAGCCCCATCAAACCAAGTAAAACTGCTACCAAAAATGATTGCTTTAGATTCATGTTTGTCATTTTTTATTTAAATATACTGTCAGATTTCATGACTTTTATGAGCTCTAAGGTAAAATAATCGGCATCTTTTGCGGATAGATGAGACCATTCGGGTAGGTGAAATCCTTGAAATTGAGGGTAGTCTTCAAAGTGATAGGCTTTAGCATTTGCTTTTTCAACCAATTCGTCCCAAAATTCGTTTCTTGGTGTAATCTTATTTTCAAAGTCCCTTAGGTAGCCAATTGATGGACAGCGCAACAGGATTACACTACCGCCTTTTTCTTTAAATTTTTTTAAATCTTCAAGAAAAAAAGTAATAGTTGATTCTTTATCTGGAGGTGGTCCTTCACCCGACATAAAAAACTGCCACACTTTTCTTACGGTATTTGCAAAAGCTGTGTCAGTTTCCATGCGTTTTTTCATCCTTACATTTCTATCAAGGCGTATATTTTCAAAAGAGTGAAATGGAGGCATTGGATCAAAAACTCGGTTGCCAATATTCACCTTGCCCAACAGTTCTTTTAGATTGATGCCATCAGCGCCTTCAACTTCACTTATAAAGGCTAGAGAACTTTGAAGAGGAATTGATAGTTTGTGATTTATACGTTGCGCATAGGTCCTGTTATGAAAGTAATCTACCCTAGCTTGGGGCCAAGCCCAAGGTGGGGCCTCAGGGTAAGTGGTTGAAAAAAACAATCCGGGAGTTACGCCTAATACAATTGTACCATTGAAAGGAGAGGTGTTAACAATATCATGGAAAAACGGCAAAGGAGAACAGCCTCCGGATGATAATTGTATCGGCTTTTTTCCAACCATTTTTTTCCATACATCCAATTGGATATCAAAGTGCACCCTAGAAGAGCCGATAAGAACAACATCTTCTTTGGACAGATTGTCAACTTTAGAGCGTTCTTGTGCCCAAAGGGCATCATTATCATCAATGGACTCAGAGAATCCTTGTGACCGCCAATACAATTCCCATACAGATATGCTGATTACTGTAAGAATTATGGCAATGACCAGTGATTTTTTTAAATGCATTGTATAGAATATGGAGATAAGGTCAAGATGATTAATCTCAACCTTATAAAGTATTGATTTTTGAGAAATATTAAGCTTTGGGTTTGTTTTTCATTCTTCCTGAGTCAATTTAAAACCTTGTGACTCCATTATGTTTAGCATATCATAATAATAGAATATCCTAGTTATTTTTCCATTCACTACCTGACTCGCAGTATGATAAGGAACAGGGATTTCAATACTACTCTCTTTATTGGTGATTGTATTTAAGCCCCATGCCAGCACCCATTCTCCTTCATTCCAATTGTTTGTCACCTTAACAGGTAAATAAAGGTCTCGACTTATAGAGTGTTTATAGTTGGAAATACTCTCTGTATAATAGTCGCCATGTTGCTTAAGGTTAAGCGAATCCTGCCCGCCACCTAAACCATATATCATGACATTTTCTGCCAATTTTGAGTTCATCGCATTTACATCGGCATTTTGCAATGCCTTTACATAATCTTGAATTAATGCTGTGGCACTATCGCCATTTTCAAATTCAATTGTTACTTGACTCTCTTGTGCTGAAACCAATAGTGGAATCATAAATAATGCTAGAAATACTTTTTTCATAATGTTTGAGATTTATTGGTAGATATTAAGTTGAATGAGCTATTCGTAATGAGCACTGTATAACTTGCCTAATTTCAAACATCATGAGTCAATCTGCACAAATGCAAGTAAGGGTCTACTTAAAAGGGGAACAAGCTGAGAAGTGAGTGGGGGAGGTAAATAGTGAATATCTCAGTTTTCTAATATAGTAAAAAACTGGTAATGAAATGGTTAAACGCAGGGTTAAATGGAATATGTTAATAAAAACACACCATGTTCAGTTTGTTTTTCTTTCGAGTGCAAACGTATTTTATTTCTTGATGGTACTCTAAGTCATTTTTATTGTTGAACTATTGCGGGGTATATAAAATCTACTAGCAGTGCTTCTGAATCCTTTTTTAATGTCCAATTATTGTAGTTGCCAGCGGTAATTACAATCATCAAATCATTTTTTTCGTCTATGTATATTCGTTGGCCGCCATTGCCTACAGCAGCTGGAATTAAATGATTTTGACTTTCATGGATAGTACTGCCCTTAAATATCCAAAATTGATACCCATACCCTACATTGTTGTTTCGCCCAAACCAAATATGTGGCTGTTTAGATTTCTGCACCCAATCTTTGGATAACATCTGTTTTCCATTCCATTGACCTCCGTTGGCATAGAGCATTCCAAATTTCATTAAATCTCTTGAGGTCAGTCTAAGGCCAGATGCCGCTGCGGGTAGATTAATACTTGGAAAATTGGTCCACTCAGAGTTTTTAATGTCCAATGCAGAAAACAAATGTTTTTTTGCAAATTCATGAACGTTCAATCCACTTGTCCTTTCAATTATGGAAGCTAGTAGCTGTGTAGTACCTCCATTGTATTCCCATACTTCCCCAGGAA is a genomic window of Flagellimonas sp. CMM7 containing:
- a CDS encoding aminoacyltransferase, translating into MHLKKSLVIAIILTVISISVWELYWRSQGFSESIDDNDALWAQERSKVDNLSKEDVVLIGSSRVHFDIQLDVWKKMVGKKPIQLSSGGCSPLPFFHDIVNTSPFNGTIVLGVTPGLFFSTTYPEAPPWAWPQARVDYFHNRTYAQRINHKLSIPLQSSLAFISEVEGADGINLKELLGKVNIGNRVFDPMPPFHSFENIRLDRNVRMKKRMETDTAFANTVRKVWQFFMSGEGPPPDKESTITFFLEDLKKFKEKGGSVILLRCPSIGYLRDFENKITPRNEFWDELVEKANAKAYHFEDYPQFQGFHLPEWSHLSAKDADYFTLELIKVMKSDSIFK
- a CDS encoding nuclear transport factor 2 family protein, which translates into the protein MKKVFLALFMIPLLVSAQESQVTIEFENGDSATALIQDYVKALQNADVNAMNSKLAENVMIYGLGGGQDSLNLKQHGDYYTESISNYKHSISRDLYLPVKVTNNWNEGEWVLAWGLNTITNKESSIEIPVPYHTASQVVNGKITRIFYYYDMLNIMESQGFKLTQEE